One segment of Pseudoalteromonas rubra DNA contains the following:
- a CDS encoding efflux RND transporter periplasmic adaptor subunit, whose translation MTLLNNRLLITQLAFCGLCATIVFAIPSLGGADTKDSPAAEPSQGASALVTPPQVTTTSVKAASYTHIITGHGTVSATHTLTLSSEVGGRVTRLHPDFKQGERLSAGTVLARLDDTQLQQTLANAEVSLAQARLDAEAEKLQGDPNKMQWRQLASTDSHDVLQPLRAPQQQVVAAQLSLAEAQLNSARYNLAASQFTLPFDATIVKRSVQPGSYVQPGSAIATLYSTAQAEITIELSAEQWRHLPAELMPEGGWHVTLRDTTNTDEQTQWHGRVSRLSQYVDPQSRQRLAIIIVDRPLDQTQPLYFGSYVKAQIQGVKQDDLWRIPASALSQQNLIWYVDKENRLAHFTPQIQFRQHGDLYINAPTDLHLANIVVRPLSAYLDGMKVTPIQQEHSND comes from the coding sequence ATGACGTTACTCAATAATCGTTTACTCATCACACAGCTGGCCTTTTGTGGCTTGTGCGCTACTATTGTCTTTGCGATCCCGTCTCTGGGGGGCGCCGACACGAAAGACTCGCCGGCCGCAGAACCCTCTCAGGGAGCAAGTGCACTCGTTACACCGCCTCAGGTCACAACTACGTCAGTAAAAGCGGCCAGCTACACCCACATCATTACTGGTCACGGTACCGTAAGCGCCACGCATACGCTGACACTCAGTAGCGAAGTTGGCGGCCGGGTGACCCGGCTCCACCCAGACTTTAAACAGGGAGAGCGGCTGTCGGCGGGTACCGTACTGGCACGACTGGATGACACACAGCTTCAGCAAACGCTGGCGAACGCCGAAGTCTCACTGGCACAAGCCAGGCTCGATGCGGAAGCAGAAAAGCTCCAGGGCGACCCAAATAAGATGCAGTGGCGACAACTGGCTAGCACTGACAGCCACGATGTATTGCAGCCGCTACGTGCACCACAACAGCAAGTTGTCGCGGCTCAGCTGAGTCTGGCCGAAGCACAGTTGAATAGCGCACGGTATAACCTGGCAGCCAGTCAATTTACCCTACCCTTTGATGCCACCATAGTAAAACGCTCAGTTCAGCCTGGCAGTTATGTGCAACCGGGCAGCGCCATTGCCACACTTTACAGTACCGCACAGGCCGAAATCACGATTGAACTCAGCGCCGAGCAATGGCGACACTTACCCGCAGAGTTGATGCCAGAAGGTGGCTGGCATGTCACCCTCAGAGATACAACCAATACCGATGAGCAAACCCAATGGCATGGCCGTGTATCGCGCCTGAGCCAGTATGTTGATCCGCAATCGCGCCAACGTCTGGCAATTATCATCGTCGATAGGCCGCTGGATCAAACACAACCATTGTATTTTGGCAGTTATGTTAAGGCTCAGATACAGGGGGTTAAGCAAGATGACTTGTGGCGCATTCCCGCCTCAGCCCTGTCACAACAAAACCTCATCTGGTATGTCGACAAGGAAAATCGCCTGGCGCACTTTACCCCGCAGATCCAGTTTCGCCAGCACGGTGACCTGTATATTAATGCCCCCACAGACTTACACCTGGCCAATATCGTCGTACGTCCTTTAAGTGCCTATCTCGACGGCATGAAAGTTACCCCAATTCAACAGGAGCACAGCAATGACTGA
- a CDS encoding cytochrome-c peroxidase, whose translation MIKVKTSAYALLMGGAFSTCALPIPDDLDQALTELIIQHGLTGKPANGFDLPGVDDPEVKLGKLLFFTKALSGDKQVACASCHHPYLGGGDGLSLPVGTLAQDPDILGPGRKTTTGQFYVPRNSPSIFNAWVHKRSLFRDARVEFLDWLNPERGISTPDVPYGEADPNAGDSLLAAQARFPVVTPSEMQGFEFMEGAPNDAVRAHLAARIGNYGNAQGELFRNQWRDYFAAVYGDKSAEEIVTFDNITRALAAYQQSMNMTDNSWNRYVQGDKTALTRSQKRGAFLYLYMPPPPSDGGSEPDFLPTQCIGCHNTDSFSQTKGTNYHRLAFAQIGPGIGEAGDESNDRGRTLRNQNLADIYSFRSTTLLNVEVTGPYGHAGNYDTLEEVIEHYDDYHAILDDYIDNQGWCKQPQFKDIKNCVDLFPDTRQHTDAAAKIIDDEIADGAPVLRKLELSTQEKADLVNFMKALTDPCVKQADCLAAWLPQPHEGDPDGLQLYAKNYQGVPLYLPADCAQGDTAVTGSRLMLDQEECISGKAHYFYVDVAHDNTTLYFSSRSGTGQPRLFYNAYQWADPQNAQATSHGTGTEQVLKVTVNRGRHFVSVLDPSGYQGLSVAAGIDSALREPGELPRDIVNACVEGLPSGYAELLSGKAQCAAPGDSYFFIKVTEPGSTLEVRTRHGSGNSDLFAGTFWPSQDMYTFTSRRAHNSEFLRIDSPVPGWYYLLVSGDGQNEGVSIQVDVIKADSASREKGNRKPNRANNATLPN comes from the coding sequence ATGATAAAGGTTAAAACGAGTGCATATGCACTGCTGATGGGCGGTGCGTTTAGCACCTGCGCGCTGCCCATACCCGATGATTTAGACCAGGCACTCACAGAGTTAATTATTCAGCATGGCCTGACTGGCAAGCCGGCTAACGGGTTTGACTTACCCGGTGTCGATGACCCTGAGGTTAAGCTGGGAAAACTACTGTTTTTCACCAAAGCACTCAGTGGTGACAAGCAAGTGGCCTGCGCCAGCTGCCATCACCCCTACCTGGGTGGCGGCGATGGCCTCTCCCTGCCCGTAGGTACCCTGGCACAAGATCCGGATATACTCGGGCCGGGCCGTAAAACCACCACAGGACAATTCTACGTGCCGCGCAACTCGCCCAGTATCTTCAATGCCTGGGTGCATAAACGCAGCCTGTTTCGTGATGCCCGGGTAGAGTTTCTGGACTGGCTAAACCCTGAGCGGGGGATCAGTACACCGGATGTCCCTTATGGTGAAGCCGATCCAAACGCAGGCGACTCGCTGTTAGCAGCGCAAGCACGCTTTCCGGTGGTCACCCCCTCAGAAATGCAAGGCTTTGAGTTTATGGAAGGTGCGCCTAATGATGCCGTCAGAGCCCATCTGGCTGCCCGAATAGGCAACTATGGCAATGCCCAGGGCGAGTTATTTCGCAATCAGTGGCGGGATTATTTCGCAGCAGTATATGGTGATAAAAGCGCTGAAGAGATTGTCACTTTTGATAATATCACCCGTGCGCTGGCAGCCTACCAGCAATCAATGAATATGACGGATAATTCCTGGAACAGATACGTGCAGGGAGATAAAACCGCACTGACAAGGTCACAAAAGCGCGGTGCCTTTTTATATCTTTACATGCCGCCGCCCCCGTCTGATGGCGGTAGTGAGCCCGATTTTTTGCCAACCCAGTGCATTGGCTGCCACAACACCGACAGCTTTAGCCAGACCAAAGGCACTAATTATCACAGGTTAGCCTTCGCACAAATAGGCCCAGGCATTGGTGAAGCCGGTGATGAAAGCAATGATCGTGGCCGCACCCTGCGCAATCAAAACCTGGCTGACATCTACAGCTTTCGCTCTACCACTTTGCTGAACGTCGAAGTCACCGGCCCTTACGGTCATGCGGGCAATTACGATACGCTGGAAGAGGTGATTGAGCATTACGATGACTACCATGCCATTTTAGATGACTACATAGACAACCAGGGTTGGTGCAAACAACCTCAGTTTAAAGACATCAAAAACTGTGTCGACTTATTTCCTGATACCCGCCAGCATACCGATGCCGCCGCTAAAATCATCGATGATGAAATCGCCGATGGTGCACCGGTTCTGCGTAAATTAGAACTCAGTACCCAGGAAAAAGCCGATTTAGTCAACTTTATGAAAGCGCTGACCGATCCCTGTGTAAAACAGGCAGATTGCCTTGCCGCCTGGTTGCCACAACCTCACGAAGGTGACCCTGACGGCTTGCAACTGTACGCCAAAAATTATCAGGGCGTGCCATTGTACTTACCCGCGGATTGCGCTCAGGGTGATACTGCAGTCACAGGCAGCCGCTTGATGCTGGACCAGGAAGAATGTATCTCAGGTAAAGCCCATTACTTCTATGTCGATGTGGCGCACGACAATACCACTTTATACTTCAGCAGCCGCAGTGGCACAGGGCAACCACGCTTGTTTTATAATGCCTACCAATGGGCAGACCCGCAAAATGCACAAGCTACGTCCCACGGCACCGGCACTGAGCAGGTACTCAAAGTCACGGTGAACCGGGGTCGCCATTTCGTTTCAGTGTTAGATCCAAGTGGCTACCAGGGGCTGTCTGTTGCAGCAGGCATCGACAGTGCATTACGAGAACCAGGAGAGCTGCCTCGGGACATAGTCAATGCCTGTGTTGAGGGGCTGCCGAGTGGTTATGCCGAGCTCTTATCAGGCAAAGCTCAGTGCGCCGCCCCCGGTGACAGTTACTTTTTTATTAAAGTGACAGAGCCGGGCAGTACACTGGAAGTCCGCACCCGACACGGTAGCGGTAACAGCGATCTGTTTGCTGGCACATTCTGGCCTAGTCAAGATATGTACACTTTTACTTCACGTCGCGCCCACAACAGTGAATTTCTCAGAATAGATAGCCCAGTGCCTGGCTGGTACTACTTGCTGGTCTCAGGGGATGGCCAGAATGAGGGCGTCAGCATTCAGGTCGATGTCATCAAGGCTGATAGCGCTTCTCGCGAAAAAGGAAACCGCAAGCCAAACCGGGCAAACAACGCAACTTTGCCCAACTGA
- the rapA gene encoding RNA polymerase-associated protein RapA, producing the protein MNFSLGQRWISDTESDLGLGTIVALEGRQVTILFPASGENRVYSVQEAPVTRVIFNPGDVIRCVDEWEMRVEKVEEQGDLLCYHGERIDNEEPVTLKETFLDHFIKFNKPQDRLFAGQVDRFDRYTLRYQTWQHQFNRQQSHLKGLIGQRASLIPHQLYIADEVGKRFAPRVLLSDEVGLGKTIEAGMILHQQILTGRASRVLIVVPESLQHQWLVEMLRRFNLHFSIFDEDRCDEAFADSPNVFETEQLVLVSLEFITKKRRWFEQATLADWDLLVVDEAHHLTVEKDKPSTEYQRIAELSQDIAGLILLTATPDQLGHRSHFARLQLLDPDRFYDYDAFVEEESHYKEVADAANKLLQDAALDDKAKATLTELLKETDITDLLSQVEQGEESAKQTLLNNLLDRHGTGRILFRNSRSGIDGYPSRILHACPVEMPKQYKTAISVMGNLGGIQSADKSALRALFPEKIFQEFEGESASWTQFDPRVAWLIDKLKELKQQKVLLICAEAQTAISLEQTLREREGIKSAVFHEGMSILERDRAAAYFADEYDSAQVLLCSEIGSEGRNFQFAHHLVLFDLPLNPDLLEQRIGRLDRIGQQQDVNIHVPYFANTAQEVLLRWYDEALDAFETTSTTGQLLYKEFSEDLLELVAAHNCDEEELDPLLEQVAKQNTVLRAKMEQGRDRLLELHSSGMGKADGIAEEIEALDDDVVLPTYMINVFDIFGVNQEDKGENTIILKPTEHMLNPSFPSLKDDGITVTFDRATSLSQEDAQFISWDHPMVEGVMDMICDDDFGCASVALLKNNKLPVGTFFVELIFVAETSAPKSLQIGRFLPPTPIRVLMDKSGNDLAQNVAFDAFNNQLSAVGRQTASKLANALQSGIHPLISKAEEQAKAQMADLQQAAQAQMETRLSDEQARLQALKAVNPNIRDEEIQVFDKQRSALSEHISKAQVKLDAIRLIVVAH; encoded by the coding sequence ATGAATTTTTCCTTAGGTCAGCGCTGGATCAGTGATACTGAGTCAGATTTAGGATTGGGCACCATAGTGGCATTGGAAGGTCGCCAGGTGACCATATTGTTTCCTGCCAGTGGTGAAAACCGCGTGTATTCTGTACAGGAAGCCCCGGTTACCCGCGTGATTTTTAATCCCGGCGATGTGATCCGCTGTGTTGACGAATGGGAAATGCGTGTTGAAAAAGTCGAAGAACAAGGCGACTTGCTGTGCTATCACGGTGAACGTATTGATAATGAAGAACCGGTCACACTGAAAGAAACCTTTTTGGATCACTTCATTAAGTTTAATAAGCCTCAGGACCGTCTATTTGCAGGTCAGGTTGATCGATTTGACCGTTACACGCTGCGCTATCAAACCTGGCAACATCAGTTCAATCGCCAGCAGTCTCATTTAAAAGGCCTCATTGGTCAGCGTGCCAGCCTGATCCCTCACCAGCTTTATATAGCCGATGAAGTAGGCAAACGTTTCGCGCCCAGAGTTTTACTGTCGGACGAAGTTGGTTTAGGTAAAACCATTGAAGCCGGCATGATCCTACATCAGCAAATTCTGACGGGCCGTGCCAGCCGTGTACTGATCGTCGTGCCTGAAAGCCTGCAACATCAGTGGCTGGTTGAAATGCTGCGCCGCTTCAACTTGCACTTCTCTATTTTTGATGAAGACCGCTGTGACGAAGCCTTTGCGGATTCACCAAACGTATTTGAAACCGAGCAATTGGTGTTGGTGAGCCTGGAATTTATCACCAAGAAACGCCGCTGGTTTGAGCAGGCAACATTAGCGGACTGGGATCTGTTGGTTGTTGATGAAGCGCACCATCTGACGGTAGAAAAAGACAAACCAAGCACCGAGTACCAGCGCATTGCGGAACTGAGCCAGGACATCGCAGGCCTGATCTTGCTGACCGCCACGCCAGATCAACTTGGCCACCGCAGCCACTTCGCTCGTCTGCAACTGCTTGACCCGGACAGGTTCTACGATTACGACGCCTTTGTGGAAGAAGAAAGCCATTATAAAGAAGTCGCCGATGCCGCCAACAAACTGCTGCAAGACGCCGCGCTGGACGACAAAGCCAAAGCAACCCTGACTGAGCTGTTAAAAGAAACCGACATCACCGATCTGCTTAGCCAGGTTGAACAGGGCGAGGAGTCGGCCAAACAAACGCTGCTAAACAACCTGCTGGACCGCCATGGCACCGGCCGTATTTTATTCCGCAACAGCCGCAGTGGTATTGACGGCTACCCAAGCCGTATACTGCATGCCTGTCCTGTTGAGATGCCAAAGCAATACAAAACCGCTATCTCTGTCATGGGTAATCTGGGCGGCATTCAAAGTGCAGATAAAAGTGCTCTGCGTGCCCTGTTCCCGGAAAAAATCTTTCAGGAGTTTGAAGGTGAAAGCGCCAGCTGGACCCAATTCGACCCGCGTGTTGCCTGGCTGATCGATAAGCTCAAAGAGCTTAAACAGCAAAAGGTGCTACTGATCTGTGCTGAAGCACAAACCGCCATCAGCCTGGAGCAAACCCTGCGTGAACGCGAAGGCATTAAGTCAGCCGTATTCCATGAAGGGATGTCTATCTTAGAGCGTGACCGCGCTGCGGCGTACTTTGCCGATGAATATGACTCTGCCCAGGTGCTGCTGTGTTCAGAAATTGGCTCGGAAGGTCGTAACTTCCAGTTTGCCCACCACCTGGTGCTGTTCGATTTGCCGCTGAACCCGGATCTGCTGGAACAACGTATTGGTCGTCTGGACCGCATTGGTCAGCAGCAGGATGTGAATATTCATGTGCCTTACTTTGCCAATACAGCCCAGGAAGTGCTGCTACGCTGGTATGACGAAGCACTGGATGCGTTCGAAACCACCAGCACCACCGGCCAGTTGCTTTACAAAGAATTCTCTGAAGATTTACTCGAACTGGTTGCTGCGCATAACTGTGATGAAGAAGAGCTGGATCCGTTGCTAGAACAAGTTGCAAAGCAAAACACAGTGCTGCGTGCCAAAATGGAGCAAGGCCGGGACCGTCTGCTGGAACTTCACTCTAGCGGTATGGGCAAAGCCGATGGCATTGCAGAAGAAATTGAAGCGCTCGACGACGACGTTGTCTTACCCACTTACATGATCAATGTGTTCGACATCTTTGGGGTAAATCAGGAAGACAAAGGTGAAAACACCATTATCCTGAAGCCCACCGAGCATATGCTCAACCCGTCTTTCCCAAGTCTGAAAGACGACGGCATCACAGTAACGTTTGACCGTGCTACGTCGCTGTCACAAGAAGATGCTCAGTTTATCAGCTGGGATCACCCTATGGTGGAAGGTGTGATGGACATGATCTGTGACGATGATTTTGGCTGTGCCTCTGTTGCTCTGCTGAAAAACAACAAACTGCCGGTAGGTACTTTCTTTGTTGAGCTGATCTTTGTGGCCGAAACATCGGCTCCGAAATCACTGCAAATTGGCCGTTTCCTGCCACCCACACCGATCCGGGTGCTGATGGATAAAAGCGGTAACGATCTGGCACAAAACGTGGCATTTGATGCCTTTAACAACCAGCTCTCTGCCGTTGGTCGTCAGACCGCCAGTAAACTGGCCAATGCACTGCAATCGGGTATCCATCCGCTGATCAGCAAAGCCGAAGAGCAGGCCAAAGCACAGATGGCTGACCTGCAACAAGCTGCACAAGCACAGATGGAAACCCGCCTGAGCGACGAGCAGGCCCGCTTGCAGGCACTGAAAGCGGTTAACCCGAATATCCGTGACGAAGAAATTCAGGTGTTCGATAAACAACGCAGCGCGCTCAGCGAGCACATCAGCAAGGCTCAGGTCAAACTAGACGCCATTCGCCTGATTGTAGTGGCGCACTAA
- a CDS encoding PhoH family protein translates to MGNDDLDRKMYVLDTNVLLHEPLAFFSFQEHDVVIPMTVLEELDHIKDRKRDVSSDARVAIRSLDDVLRNASPEQMLEGVSLPKVQRDTHKPASSGKLIVINDHLYPDSISGLPGNENDHRIINCAIQLQKQYSDKKVVLVTKDINMRLKAKGAGLKFVEDYRTDQLIDDINLLTSGYNKFTGDFWANVGECQTEQQGRYTLHQVPAKLMPEVFVNEYLIDDGEHFAARVVGYDTEHVTLKDISVERLMHQQAWGVAPKNVYQGMALDALLDPNIELVILTGPAGCGKTLLALASALEMIIEKGVYDKVIVTRNTPEIAESIGFLPGTEEEKMAPWLAAITDTLEVLHKHDESPISSRNYIMEKANIQFKSVNFMRGRSIQNAVVILDESQNLTASQLKTIITRCGEGTKLICTGNLAQIDSNYLTPVTSGLTYIVERFKDFEGSATINLNGVVRSRLASFAEQNL, encoded by the coding sequence ATGGGAAATGATGACCTCGACCGTAAAATGTATGTGTTAGATACCAACGTACTCCTTCACGAACCCCTCGCTTTCTTTTCATTTCAGGAACACGACGTAGTAATCCCCATGACAGTTCTGGAAGAGCTGGACCACATAAAAGACAGAAAACGCGACGTCAGCAGCGATGCCAGGGTGGCCATTCGCAGCCTTGATGACGTGTTGCGTAACGCCTCACCAGAGCAAATGCTGGAGGGGGTTTCTTTGCCCAAAGTGCAGCGCGATACGCATAAACCCGCGAGCAGTGGCAAGCTCATCGTGATCAACGATCACTTGTATCCGGATAGCATCTCTGGTTTACCGGGTAACGAAAATGACCACCGAATTATTAACTGCGCCATTCAATTACAGAAACAATACTCAGATAAAAAAGTGGTGCTAGTCACCAAAGACATTAATATGCGCCTCAAGGCCAAAGGGGCCGGCCTCAAATTTGTAGAGGACTACCGCACTGACCAGCTCATTGATGACATTAACCTGCTGACCTCGGGGTATAACAAGTTTACCGGGGATTTCTGGGCCAATGTGGGCGAGTGCCAGACAGAGCAGCAGGGCCGTTACACTTTGCATCAGGTGCCCGCAAAACTGATGCCGGAAGTCTTTGTCAATGAATACCTGATAGATGATGGGGAGCACTTTGCTGCCCGGGTGGTGGGTTATGATACAGAGCACGTGACACTAAAAGACATTAGCGTTGAGCGCCTGATGCACCAACAGGCCTGGGGCGTTGCGCCTAAAAATGTCTATCAGGGTATGGCGCTGGATGCGTTGCTGGACCCAAATATCGAGCTGGTGATCCTGACAGGCCCGGCTGGTTGCGGCAAAACCTTACTGGCGCTGGCCAGTGCGTTGGAAATGATCATTGAAAAAGGCGTATACGATAAGGTGATTGTGACCCGCAACACCCCGGAAATTGCCGAAAGCATAGGCTTTTTACCTGGCACGGAAGAAGAAAAAATGGCCCCATGGCTGGCGGCAATCACGGATACGCTGGAGGTATTACACAAACACGACGAAAGCCCGATTTCGAGCCGTAACTACATTATGGAAAAGGCCAACATTCAGTTTAAGTCGGTCAACTTTATGCGTGGACGTAGTATCCAAAATGCGGTGGTGATTCTGGACGAGAGCCAGAACCTGACCGCCTCTCAGTTAAAAACCATTATCACACGCTGTGGCGAGGGCACTAAACTTATCTGTACCGGAAACCTGGCGCAGATAGACAGCAATTATCTGACCCCTGTGACTTCAGGGCTTACTTATATTGTTGAGCGCTTTAAAGATTTTGAAGGCTCTGCGACGATTAATCTCAACGGAGTCGTTCGAAGTCGTCTGGCCTCATTTGCTGAGCAAAACCTGTAA
- a CDS encoding efflux RND transporter permease subunit — translation MSIFLFGLIGAYKNKVQLLPDVEPPRISFSVKWPNASEAFLLANIVEPYEKVLNSKLNTLETIKVTFSDESVRFEVQFEYGTNLETTEQKMRTLLSGVRAFPTYVAPLRFHQGGNNVSNQVVGSYFFTSENGQFTQAQTQLIKDIAKKQLVSISGVEKAELFPNLEQRVVIRLKPEQLTAFGLTLGDVQSRVRTLLQDSTGTFEQDAYLYTASYQSVDSISSLQNATLATKLGTVIRLNQIANVSVEATPSKWMTRFNGQSGILVRVLRQKQADLLTIQNAVDEQLALNTTALDVVALNYEITFDTGLFIKRAVWMMVEAISLGFALSLLVSFIFFRRVIPTLLSSLITLLSIMGVLGVLYLFDVSINVISLAGITFAIGMFVDGVLILIEYLDRQPHALKQSPQAIFNAISTMIPALLASTVTSVVVFLPIIFSEGAEGQLFSGLSLAFVSGLLISLALTILIVPVFVHAFMSGEAGQKGRSFVAGKLTHLVLNNIPARLAVIVVSTVVFLSSAIMLLPSLGYLPDIKRDAIDVYIPLKNTESKEKVKEELVEPLNRLIPQLVDGDIKNYYVISLGRLVTVGLRLEDNEQLPQTLAKLKAELPDAFANYNVITIHGNLFGGIEAKNNLKIYLHAHDKQWLAANQDNIKALFNKHLSGVSLRFKPDLTAQKSVYKIIPKFDNASFIGVSEVELKQLFKSLTQSNYLETWSMNGEAINVYMTLGERQSLSEYANVPYVTQAGRQTYIGELLAFEQTQVIPSQVRFNSSYAIELNIGITDKALSVSDVMSQIEQHIAPELTALFGDKGRFELEGSAASITKAKQALSGMFLFVALSLFAIVTFTLKNYKAGLYVLASLITPLLGGVIAIILLEVMTGIRLDVLSVIGFIIMLGTVANNSILLVDTAARLAESGLAQSQAILQAIAQRKRAVLISSLTTIAGMVPLLLFPSEAGQLYKGIAAIIIGGMAFNLLSIFTVVPAFMAQFGCSSNKSPEIEQQEKHQNEYQGAA, via the coding sequence GTGTCCATATTCCTCTTCGGTTTAATTGGTGCCTATAAAAACAAAGTTCAGTTGTTGCCAGATGTTGAGCCTCCCAGGATCTCTTTTTCAGTGAAATGGCCTAATGCCAGTGAAGCATTTTTACTGGCCAATATCGTTGAGCCTTATGAAAAAGTGCTCAACAGTAAACTTAATACGCTTGAAACTATAAAAGTTACGTTTAGTGATGAAAGTGTCAGGTTCGAAGTTCAGTTTGAATACGGAACTAATCTTGAAACTACAGAGCAAAAGATGCGCACTTTGTTGTCTGGGGTGCGAGCATTTCCAACCTATGTTGCTCCGTTAAGGTTTCATCAAGGCGGTAACAATGTGTCGAATCAAGTTGTCGGCAGCTACTTCTTTACTTCAGAAAATGGTCAATTCACTCAGGCTCAGACTCAGTTAATAAAAGACATCGCTAAAAAACAGCTAGTCAGTATTTCGGGAGTGGAAAAGGCAGAACTGTTTCCTAACCTCGAGCAGCGAGTTGTTATCCGGCTTAAACCTGAGCAGCTAACGGCATTTGGGTTAACTCTTGGAGATGTACAGTCACGTGTTCGGACACTCTTGCAGGATTCAACGGGCACATTCGAACAAGATGCGTATTTATACACAGCAAGCTATCAAAGTGTTGACTCAATCAGTTCATTACAAAATGCAACTCTGGCAACCAAACTGGGGACTGTTATTCGTCTCAATCAAATCGCCAATGTCTCAGTTGAAGCTACACCTTCAAAATGGATGACTCGATTTAACGGACAATCGGGGATCCTTGTACGTGTTTTACGTCAGAAGCAGGCTGATCTGTTGACCATTCAAAACGCAGTTGACGAACAGCTTGCGCTTAATACCACTGCACTCGATGTGGTTGCGTTAAATTATGAAATCACCTTTGATACTGGCCTGTTTATCAAGCGAGCAGTGTGGATGATGGTAGAAGCCATTTCACTAGGATTTGCTTTGTCTTTGCTGGTGTCGTTTATCTTTTTTCGCAGGGTAATACCAACTCTGTTGAGCAGCCTTATCACCCTGTTATCGATTATGGGGGTCCTTGGTGTCCTTTATCTGTTCGATGTTTCAATCAATGTTATCTCTTTGGCCGGGATCACTTTCGCGATAGGTATGTTTGTAGATGGTGTCCTGATTTTAATTGAGTATCTCGACAGACAGCCACACGCACTCAAACAGTCTCCGCAAGCAATTTTTAATGCGATATCGACCATGATCCCTGCTTTATTAGCGTCTACGGTGACGTCTGTCGTGGTGTTTTTACCCATTATCTTTAGTGAAGGAGCAGAAGGGCAGTTATTTTCTGGTTTGTCACTGGCGTTTGTATCTGGGCTACTTATTTCTCTGGCATTGACCATTCTGATTGTGCCTGTGTTTGTGCACGCTTTTATGTCCGGCGAAGCAGGCCAAAAGGGTCGTTCTTTTGTGGCTGGTAAGTTGACGCATTTGGTTTTAAATAACATACCCGCCAGATTGGCGGTGATAGTTGTATCTACGGTGGTTTTTCTTTCATCGGCAATAATGTTGCTGCCCTCTTTGGGCTATTTACCTGATATTAAGCGTGATGCAATTGATGTTTATATTCCGCTTAAAAATACGGAGTCTAAGGAAAAAGTCAAAGAAGAGCTTGTTGAGCCATTAAATCGCCTTATTCCTCAATTAGTTGATGGGGATATTAAAAACTATTATGTGATTAGTCTGGGTCGGCTTGTTACCGTAGGTTTGCGCCTTGAGGACAATGAACAATTGCCTCAGACATTGGCGAAATTGAAGGCTGAGTTACCAGATGCATTTGCAAACTATAATGTCATCACAATCCATGGCAATTTATTCGGTGGAATTGAAGCAAAAAACAATCTAAAGATATATCTGCATGCGCATGATAAACAGTGGCTGGCGGCCAATCAGGACAATATTAAAGCACTATTTAATAAACACTTATCTGGCGTATCACTGCGTTTCAAACCCGATTTAACGGCACAAAAGAGTGTTTATAAAATTATCCCTAAATTCGACAACGCCAGTTTCATTGGTGTCAGCGAAGTCGAGCTTAAACAGTTATTTAAATCATTAACTCAGTCAAATTATCTTGAAACCTGGTCAATGAATGGCGAGGCCATCAACGTTTATATGACCCTAGGTGAGAGACAGTCTTTAAGTGAATATGCCAATGTGCCTTATGTCACACAGGCCGGGCGGCAGACCTATATAGGTGAACTTTTGGCGTTCGAGCAGACACAAGTCATTCCGTCACAAGTTCGCTTTAATAGCAGCTATGCCATTGAACTCAATATTGGGATCACCGATAAAGCCCTGTCTGTCAGTGACGTAATGAGCCAAATTGAACAACATATTGCGCCTGAGTTAACGGCGTTATTTGGTGACAAGGGACGGTTTGAATTAGAAGGCAGTGCTGCGAGCATCACGAAAGCTAAGCAGGCACTCAGCGGTATGTTTTTGTTTGTGGCTTTATCCCTGTTTGCAATTGTCACGTTCACCCTAAAAAACTATAAAGCCGGCTTGTATGTGCTTGCGAGTCTTATTACGCCGTTACTCGGAGGGGTGATAGCCATCATTTTACTTGAAGTGATGACTGGGATCCGACTCGATGTACTGAGTGTGATCGGGTTTATCATTATGCTTGGCACGGTTGCAAATAACTCAATTTTGCTGGTCGACACGGCTGCTCGTCTGGCAGAGTCTGGGTTGGCGCAATCACAGGCTATATTGCAGGCCATTGCGCAAAGGAAACGTGCAGTATTGATAAGCTCTTTGACAACCATTGCCGGGATGGTGCCGTTATTACTATTCCCGTCGGAAGCGGGACAGCTTTACAAGGGAATCGCCGCAATTATTATTGGCGGAATGGCGTTTAATTTACTCAGTATTTTTACAGTCGTTCCTGCTTTTATGGCCCAATTTGGCTGTAGCTCAAATAAATCCCCTGAAATCGAACAACAAGAAAAACATCAAAACGAGTATCAAGGAGCTGCTTAG